A part of Aegilops tauschii subsp. strangulata cultivar AL8/78 chromosome 2, Aet v6.0, whole genome shotgun sequence genomic DNA contains:
- the LOC109744598 gene encoding disease resistance protein Pik-2-like, translating to MAEAVIGAMGTLLPKMADLITKEYNLQRGPPDIQVKIWAKAVRDLSYGPEDSIDKFMVRIETDGRPDKSHSFRNFIDKSLSLLTKGNIRHKIGIDIKDIKSRIKEVSDRRDKYKVDNVAAAKPVGPAIDTLRLAALYRKATELVGTDEKSVEMYQNINEASWGEQQLISEIRTFLENKRYLIVIDDIWDKSVWENIKYALIENGYGSRVITTTRVLYVSLQAGGVYRLKPLSVVVSRKLFYQRIYEMENKSPPNQLVEVSERILKRCGGVSLAILAIGSLLSSEKGTTHTHEYWSKVYKSISLGLDNNHDDVKNMRRILSTRNEEVGNQLATVSLSHVRSLTVFTPAFSLLPGLLCFPVLRVLDLAECEVYNTHWNDICNLFHLRYLNLRGTSITNIPKEIGNLQSLQMLDIRSGETYTRQRKRLTTGIAYPFLCLKMFSVKSDTMELRFGRGAMQSLQTLKLDFQDVEDTLFQFGDFALGLENLPSLEDVCVTFSEDTSEKISSVENALRKDIDMNQNKPRLRVTDMGLPMKDK from the exons ATGGCCGAGGCGGTGATTGGAGCGATGGGCACCCTCCTGCCCAAGATGGCCGACCTAATCACCAAGGAGTACAACCTTCAGAGGGGT CCACCGGACATCCAAGTCAAGATTTGGGCCAAGGCTGTGAGGGACTTGTCATATGGCCCGGAAGATAGCATCGACAAGTTCATGGTGCGCATCGAAACCGATGGCCGACCAGATAAGTCCCATAGCTTCAGGAATTTCATTGATAAGAGCCTCAGCCTGTTGACCAAGGGCAACATTCGCCACAAGATCGGCATCGATATCAAAGACATCAAGAGCCGCATCAAGGAGGTCAGTGACCGGCGTGATAAGTACAAGGTTGACAATGTGGCTGCTGCCAAGCCCGTCGGTCCAGCTATTGACACCCTTCGCCTAGCAGCCTTGTATAGAAAGGCCACGGAGCTCGTTGGCACTGACGAGAAGAGCGTTGAG ATGTACCAGAACATTAATGAAGCATCATGGGGCGAGCAACAACTCATCAGTGAGATAAGAACATTCCTTGAAAACAAGAG GTACTTGATAGTTATTGATGACATATGGGATAAATCCGTCTGGGAAAATATCAAGTATGCATTGATTGAGAATGGATACGGAAGTAGAGTAATCACAACAACTCGGGTTCTTTATGTTTCCCTGCAAGCTGGTGGTGTATATCGGCTGAAACCTCTTTCTGTTGTCGTCTCAAGAAAGTTGTTCTATCAAAGAATATATGAGATGGAGAACAAGTCACCACCTAATCAATTGGTTGAAGTATCTGAGAGAATTTTAAAAAGATGTGGGGGAGTTTCGCTAGCTATCCTTGCGATAGGCAGCTTGCTGTCTAGTGAAAAGGGAACAACACATACACATGAGTATTGGTCCAAGGTGTACAAATCCATCAGTTTGGGGCTAGACAATAATCATGATGATGTGAAGAACATGAGGAGAATATTATCT ACCAGGAATGAAGAAGTTGGTAACCAGCTGGCAACCGTGAGCTTGTCCCACGTGAGGTCACTTACTGTGTTTACTCCAGCTTTTAGTTTGCTGCCAGGACTCTTGTGTTTCCCAGTCCTGCGTGTATTAGATTTAGCTGAATGTGAAGTGTATAATACCCACTGGAATGATATATGCAATTTGTTTCACTTGAGATATTTGAATTTAAGGGGTACATCTATCACTAATATCCCGAAAGAGATCGGGAATCTACAATCTCTGCAAATGCTGGACATAAg AAGTGGAGAAACCTACACAAGGCAGAGAAAACGGTTGACCACTGGCATTGCTTATCCATTTTTATGTCTAAAGATGTTCAGTGTCAAGAGTGACACCATGGAGTTGAGGTTTGGACGAGGAGCCATGCAAAGTCTCCAAACCCTCAAATTAGATTTTCAGGATGTGGAGGACACATTAttccagtttggtgattttgcATTGGGTTTAGAGAACCTTCCGTCGCTTGAGGATGTTTGTGTTACATTCAGTGAAGATACAAGCGAGAAGATTAGTAGTGTGGAAAATGCATTGAGGAAAGATATAGATATGAATCAAAACAAGCCTAGACTGAGAGTTACAGATATGGGACTCCCCATG AAAGACAAATAG